The Larus michahellis chromosome 8, bLarMic1.1, whole genome shotgun sequence nucleotide sequence CCAACACACCGCTGGCATATGAAGGGAAGTATTGGGGTGTTGTCCccagagagggaaagagggaagggcTGATCCAACAGGTCCCTTCTGTCCTCTGATCCTTGTTCTGCTTGGTTTGTCACGCTGACAGCCCATGGAGGCCCTTCGCTTGTCTCCTACGTTTAACGGGAGCTGTGCTTGCGTGGCGGGTTCATCTTCTTTGCTAATTTAAAGTAGAGGAGCCAGTAAAAGCTGTTCTCCAGTTACGAGGAACGAGTCTGCATTTTTAGATGGAAACAGCATCTCCTCTGTCCATCCTTTTACTGGTAATCAACTCCTTTTGCATCTTACGATCCTGCGATGGGTCCTTGTTCCCGAAGGACCTGCACTAGACATTGGTGATTCCATCAGATCTTGAACTTAAGCCTGGTAAACTTAGCCTAAATTTTTTGTGAAGCACTTATTTTTCCCCCTAGGCGTTCAACTGGTCTATGAGCACGGTCATTCCAGTAAGCCCTAGTGGGGATGCAATTTCTGCAGTCTTTGGGAATGTTTCTTCCCATGTGAGAACTGCTAGTTTGATCTAAGCTCTTTTCCTGACACAGAAATGCACTGGTGGCTCAGCTGCAATACACCAGCCTGGAGAACATGGGACAGCTTTGTTTGGCAGAATGGCTCGTTGTGCTGGCCTGGGTGGCTGGAGATCCTGGGGCAAAGCGCAGCCTGCCAGGGGTGTCCTCTGCGTGCCAGCAAGTCTCTGCTGTGAGCTGCCACCAGACCATCCAAGTTCATCTCTCGGTGGTGGTGCCGGGGGCAGGAGACGTCTTGCTCCTCTTTGGCAAGGCAGAGGGAACAAAGTCAGTCAGCTACGCTGAAGGTTAGCGGGTAAAACCAGGAACAACCAGCAGCAAGAGTCCTTTATACGTGATTCTGGGGTCGCATTTTGATGCAAAATActgctgtggtttttgtttgAAGGCTGGACCTTCCCAGCTCACCTGCCTGCACCCACGTGCCATTGACCTGCTTCAGCCCAGGAGGGCACTCCCGACGGGGGCGCTTTCCTGGGTGGAATCCCCGCGCTGGGTGGGTGCTGCTCAGGGACGCTCTGCCTCGTTGCAGGGGGGGCCGCGAGCTGGCTCCTGAGGGCACGTTTGCCTCTTCTCTGCCATAGGAGGGGGAGGATCGGGGTTGCTTTGCTTTGGCCACGTTGCTTTTGAGAGTGAATACTGCAGGGTCATCCGTGCCAGTGCGGCGAGTGGTGTTCTGGGGTAACTCTTGCCCAGTGCTGAGCgagggtggaggagaagccctgtgccctccagctccccacagagctCTCTGGAGGAAATGGGCTGGGGCGGGTTTTGTGCTTCTCCCATTAAGATAAAAGAAAGCACAGGAGAATCAGCTTCTAAGAGGCTTAAAAGCAAcaggctttcttttcctcccgGGAAGGGCACACAGCCAACGTCTTCCTCTTTACGGATCTCTCTTAATAAGCAGAATATTGCATTAAGAGTGACTGAGTCTGCCAAGTACGAGCAGAACAGCTCTGCGGCCCCTGCAGCTTCCTTCATCCCAGTGCCTGCGTGGCTCTGAGATCCACTGGCCCTCGTGCTCGTGGCCGCGTTTTCCTGCTGGTCAAGGCGGCAGGATTAACTGCTGGCTCAGGCTGCGGCTGTTACTTCATCTGATGAGTGTTTCTGAAGCGGCTGATGGAGCACGTGGGTGGGGTTGCCTCGTGGTCTCCTCACTGGAGTTTTCTCACCAGCTGCTTTGATGATGGGGGGGGAGTAGGGCTGGGGAGCGTTGGAAGATGTTACGTTATGGGAAGGCAACATCTGAGCCGTGATGGGAGGAGAGCTGGTACGGTACAAAAGCCGTGGGCTCAGCTGGCCTGCGAGGGCAAGGAAAGCTCCTCCACAAGCCGATGTCCCCAGGTAAGGACTCGGGGATGCTCCGGTTGCGCTGGGCTCATCCAGGAGCCATGTAGGCGCCGGGACAGGAAGGTCTGAGGCTCCTGGGTGTGCCGGGTGGGTTGGTTGGCTACTTTCAGAAGAATAAGGCCTCCTTTTCTTTACATCCCCAGTGAAGCTAAAAAGAGCACAGCCCAATTTGTAGCTTTGTAGGTCACCGAAGGAGACGGAGGGCTCTGCATTGCGCTGTGCGTCGGGTGCTTTCCTCCGCCTGGAAGCGCTCTGTGCCGTGGCAGATCCGCCGCACCTGCTGCATAGAACGGCTCTCCTTCCCCTggctctgaaggaaaaaaacggagagaaaagcaggaggaagacGACCCCCAGCCACCTTTGAAGCTGTGTGTCTGTAACCTAGTGCTTAAGACCTCCGAGGAGAAATATTAGTCAGTAAATACGGACATTCTGGGGAGACCCTATGCCAGTCCGGGCTTTGCCCATCTCGGGGTGATCAGCAATGGGGAATGGTGCTCCTCTGCTGGTTTGTGACCTGATTAGATTTCCTGCcaccctgcaggaggctgctcggAGGCAGGGAGCCTGCGCTACAAAACCAGGAGTGGAATAAAGCGAAGCCACGCAGGTCGGGGAGAGATGGGTCGTCCTTCCCATGCTTGCCGAGGCTTTGGCTTCGCTTAACCCAGCAGCCGCAGATGGAGGGGGCCGTGGCTCACAGGCACCTCTCTGGGCACACCTGCAGcccgggcagggtgggcagcctgGCCCGTTGCCCGCGGAGGCTTGTGCCATGCCCTGGGCAAGTTGCCCAGTGCCTGGCATTGGGGCTGGGGCCAGAGGGAGCCTTGCTGCCTCTCCTCCCGAAGCAGTGACCCCAGAGGGGTGCTGCCCATCTCGGCCCCGCTCTGGCACCCTGTCGTCCCCGAGCTCCCTGGGGCTGAGCGGGCAGTTTGTGCCTCGCCAGGGCTGCGGGGCAGCCTGTCAGTCATGcctggtggcgggggggggtgatggggcagcAGCACCTGCTGCGGCCATCTCTTGGGGTCCCAGAGCCACCCTGGATGTGCCCATGGGATTCTTGCAGGCTGGGTGTAGCCTGGATGCATTTTTCCTGCTCAGGTGGGAGCTGCTGGAGTGGGACCCGTGGGACTGGCTGAGAAAGCACCATCCTGGCAGCATGCTGACCTGCCTCAGGAGAGCAGGACACCAAGGGGAACGGGACAAGCAGGGCCACATTTGAGCCGGGCCCTTTGGGGACAAAGGATGAGGGGGGGGTCAAATAGCTGCTCAGACCCCAAGGGGAGCTCCTAGCCCTGCTCCTTGAGCTCTGATAGCAATGTCACCGTGTGCCATGCCTGATGGCAGCCTTCCCAAGTACCGAGTGACCAGCCTTTCATTTGTATTTCCCAATTTAGTCACGTCCTACCAGATAAAACTGAGCCAGAGTAAACAGAGAAATCGTTTCTTGACACTGGTGCGCTTCCTTGGTGGTCAGAGCATGTCGGTGGGGCTTTTTCATGTGCCAAGGACACATGGCTTTGTGCCGGCCATCGAGGGGACACGCTTGGGGAGGTTCCTGCCCAGAGCCGCTCTCTCCACGCCTgcaccggggaggggagggggtttGTCGTGGTGGCCAAGGCAGCGCTCTAGCAGTGGCTTCTCCATCTTTGTAACTCTCTTGCTGTCTCCTTTGGCACAGATTTGGTGGGATAAGCCGGTTTCCAGCCTACACTGCACAGAAGAATTGTTTTTGTCAGCTCTGTCGAGGCCTCTGAGCTCCTTGCTGCAAGGAAGAGGACAGGTAATTTTTACCCCGGTAAAATAATGTCTCTGGCTGTTAAAGAGTGTCTTACCTTAATGCACTTGATGAGAGCATTTAGAGATGCTCTCTGGGGGTTTGCACCCTCTGCCCCACAGTTTGTGCTTCAGGCTCAGGCTGCCATCCCCTCGGGGCACAGCATTGCCTGTCACGCTGCTGGGTGGCGTTGGGGTTCTGTGGGCAGCTTTTCCCCATCTTTGGTCCCGTAACGCTGCAGCCGAGGcgctgggcagagcagcctccAGCCCAGTCCCGGCACAGGGCCAGGCAGCCGAGAGCCGCACCGATGGGCTGCTGCGCAGCACGCGTGGGCCTTACTGGGGAAGCGCTGCGGAGCCGGCAGGAAGATGTTACACCTCGGATTCGCTGCCTGGGTCACCGcctgtccagctctggggctgtggCCTTGTTTCTCCCTGTGGTGGGAGGGGAAGCTGTGACCAGTGCACGGGTGGCAGCAGCCCTGGACCCCGCCATTACCTGCCACCTCCGTCCCCAATCACCGCGCAGCGCTGGGCAGGTGCCTATGTGCAGCTGGTGTCTCTTCTAAAGGCTTCTGTCCTTGCAGGGCCACCCTGAGCCATGTCCAACGACCCTCCGCCACCCTACCCAGGAGGCCCCTCGGCTCCGCTGATAGAAGAGAAGAACGGCCCACCCCCCACGGCAGGTATTGAGGGTCCCAACAGCTCTGGGATGTTGGGGTGACATTGCCgagcgggcaggagcagggcgaGCATGGTGTCCCTGGGGGCGCAGCTCTGCCCTGCGACGAGCAGCGCGCTAGGGAAGGTGCTGCGATGCCCGGCTCCATCTGTCACCGTATCACCCTCCAGGGTAGCAGGAGTTCCCAGGGGCAGTGACGAGAGCAAAAAGCACTCCCTGCTCATAGCCTGGCTCTGCTCGCTGCTGTGGGTAACATGGGGTGAATTTGGGCTTCTTGTGGCCCAGAGGATGaggtgcagggaggggggagccccCCCTGCCATATCATGTCCCCTTTCCCTGCTGGGGCACCCAGACCACTCAGCCGAGCCACCGTCTCCCACCAGCTCTgccgcctcctgccccagctgctgacTCTGTGTTTCCTTTCAGATGGCGTCGCCCCAGTCGTGGGACAGCCCCAGGGGGTTCCCATCCCCCCTCCTGAATTTGGACCGCCCCCATATGAGCCGCCCTCGCAGCCAGGGTTCGTGCCCCCTCACATGCCCACAGACAGCTCCGGGCCCTACGTGCCACCTGGTGAGTACCGCAAGGTGCCCTGGGGAGtgaaggcggggggggacacaacaggGGGGTTGGGGCTGCCATGTGGGGCTTGCAGCGAGGCTCccgggggtgggctgggggggcacagcggGGTTGGCCCCGAGTCCATACCCAAGGGGGTGGtgtggcagcagcccccagcgAGGGTCTGGCCTCTCCTGCCACATACGAAGATGCTCACCTGTGCACCTTTCTCATTCCCAGCAGGTTACTACCCTCCCCCAGGTCCTCACCCCCCCATGGGCTACTACCCTGCCCCAGGCCACTACCCCTCTCCCAGTGGCCACACCGCAACGGTGCTTGTCCCATCGGGGGCGGCCACCACAGTGACAGTGCTGCAGGGAGAGATCTTCCAGGGTGCCCCTGTGCAGACGGTGTGTCCCCACTGCCAGCAAGCCATCACCACCAAGATCACCTACGAGATTGGGCTCATGAGCTTCCTCCTTGGCTTCTTCTGCTGCTTCGTGGGGTAAGGGCTGCAAGCAGAGCTGGGGCCTTGTAACCGGTTCTTTCTAGaagattccaatgtacaaaccagagctcaca carries:
- the CDIP1 gene encoding cell death-inducing p53-target protein 1 isoform X2, translating into MSNDPPPPYPGGPSAPLIEEKNGPPPTADGVAPVVGQPQGVPIPPPEFGPPPYEPPSQPGFVPPHMPTDSSGPYVPPGYYPPPGPHPPMGYYPAPGHYPSPSGHTATVLVPSGAATTVTVLQGEIFQGAPVQTVCPHCQQAITTKITYEIGLMSFLLGFFCCFVGCDLCCCLIPCLFDDFKDVTHTCPNCKAYIYTYKRMC
- the CDIP1 gene encoding cell death-inducing p53-target protein 1 isoform X1; its protein translation is MSNDPPPPYPGGPSAPLIEEKNGPPPTADGVAPVVGQPQGVPIPPPEFGPPPYEPPSQPGFVPPHMPTDSSGPYVPPAGYYPPPGPHPPMGYYPAPGHYPSPSGHTATVLVPSGAATTVTVLQGEIFQGAPVQTVCPHCQQAITTKITYEIGLMSFLLGFFCCFVGCDLCCCLIPCLFDDFKDVTHTCPNCKAYIYTYKRMC